A region from the Polaribacter sp. Hel1_33_78 genome encodes:
- a CDS encoding sterol desaturase family protein: MFGLITLVVFLLMEGITWCTHKFVMHGFGWYLHEDHHKPKYQGFEKNDAFFVVFAIPSIALFYYGTYTEHTYLFFIGLGILCYGLAYFLVHDVLIHQRFKWFKNTNNFYLRGLRKAHKIHHKNMRKEDSQCFGMLFVPFKYFQKPKI, encoded by the coding sequence ATGTTCGGACTAATTACTCTTGTTGTTTTTTTATTGATGGAAGGCATCACTTGGTGTACACATAAATTTGTAATGCATGGTTTTGGATGGTATTTGCATGAAGATCATCATAAACCAAAATATCAAGGTTTTGAGAAAAATGATGCTTTTTTTGTTGTTTTTGCCATCCCTAGTATTGCTTTATTCTATTATGGTACATATACAGAACATACCTATTTATTTTTTATAGGATTAGGTATTTTATGCTATGGATTGGCCTACTTTTTGGTACATGATGTATTAATTCATCAACGTTTTAAATGGTTTAAAAACACCAACAACTTTTATTTGAGAGGATTAAGAAAGGCGCACAAGATTCATCACAAAAATATGAGAAAAGAAGATAGCCAATGTTTTGGAATGTTATTTGTACCCTTTAAATATTTTCAAAAACCTAAAATTTAA
- a CDS encoding lycopene cyclase family protein produces the protein MNYYDYIIVGGGASGLMMAYRMSKDAFFDDKSILILDREKKNANDRTWCYWETDNDEWNGIVSASWKNIIFKSKLYATKENIAPYQYKMIRSKDFYSKIWSHLETKSNITFQTANVVSLHQGVEEAEVITAGTIFKTKTILNSILFTDAYKKQTKFPVLQQHFVGFFIQTKKDFFDDSAATFMDFTVAQKENTRFMYILPYAKNEALFEYTLFSKDILPYEDYKLEIEKYLEERNITDYEIVEKEQGSIPMTCYKFWKHNSKNIINIGTAGGWSKASTGFTFKNTTRKTAKLITHIKQDKPLTEFHKIDKFWFYDLLLLDILSKKNHLGASIFAKMFQKNHPKKILKFLDEETSLLEDLQIELKMPPINFIKALFQRVF, from the coding sequence ATGAATTATTACGATTACATAATTGTTGGTGGAGGTGCTTCTGGCTTAATGATGGCGTACAGAATGTCTAAAGATGCTTTTTTTGATGATAAATCAATCCTAATTTTAGATAGAGAAAAGAAAAATGCAAACGATAGAACTTGGTGTTATTGGGAAACTGATAATGATGAGTGGAATGGAATTGTAAGTGCATCTTGGAAAAATATTATTTTTAAAAGTAAATTGTATGCTACGAAAGAAAATATTGCTCCTTATCAATATAAAATGATTCGTAGTAAAGATTTTTATTCAAAAATCTGGTCTCATTTAGAAACAAAATCAAATATTACTTTTCAAACAGCAAATGTTGTAAGCCTTCATCAGGGAGTTGAGGAAGCAGAAGTAATTACTGCTGGTACAATTTTTAAAACAAAGACAATTTTAAACAGTATTTTGTTTACTGATGCGTATAAGAAACAAACCAAATTTCCTGTTTTGCAGCAGCATTTTGTTGGTTTTTTTATACAAACGAAGAAAGATTTTTTTGATGATAGTGCTGCCACTTTTATGGATTTTACAGTGGCTCAAAAAGAAAATACCCGTTTTATGTATATTTTGCCTTATGCTAAAAATGAAGCTTTATTTGAATATACCTTGTTTTCAAAAGATATACTGCCTTATGAAGACTACAAATTAGAAATTGAAAAATATTTAGAGGAGAGAAATATTACAGATTATGAAATTGTAGAAAAGGAGCAAGGTTCCATACCTATGACATGTTATAAATTTTGGAAACACAATTCTAAAAACATCATCAATATTGGTACAGCAGGAGGTTGGTCTAAAGCAAGTACGGGTTTTACCTTTAAAAATACCACTAGAAAAACGGCAAAACTCATTACGCATATAAAACAGGATAAACCATTAACAGAATTTCATAAAATTGATAAATTTTGGTTTTACGACCTATTGTTGTTAGATATTCTCTCTAAAAAAAACCATTTAGGAGCTTCCATTTTTGCGAAAATGTTTCAAAAAAATCATCCAAAAAAAATATTAAAGTTTTTAGATGAAGAGACTTCTTTATTGGAAGATTTACAAATTGAATTAAAAATGCCTCCAATTAATTTTATCAAAGCACTTTTTCAGAG